One Peribacillus simplex NBRC 15720 = DSM 1321 genomic region harbors:
- a CDS encoding glycosyl hydrolase family 8 produces the protein MKKRSLLITMGVIIFGIIASIALVSQTKKKEIAGKRVFPQHTVYQAGTIKPDNLLQEEMDAAVANFYETWKSEYLKEPADKNDQFYIFYNDKGYAEPKNAVTVSEAHGYGMMITAIMAGSQDKQYFDGLYRFYKAHGSDNDPSLMAWQQVKDKSGKIINTPGDADSATDGNMDIAYSLLLADRQWGSEGEIDYLASAKDILDAIMSNEINRSQSLVKLGDWADDKDDVYGQSTRSSDHLLNHFKSFEAATGNDEWKDVTDKAYAVIHSIYEEKSGNTGLVPDFIVQFKGEYQPAEADFLEGENDGNYSWNSSRTPWRYTLDFLLTGDERALPQLKRMNAWIKAETDGNPENIQSGYTLSGKAVEEGNSTSFVAPFMVSAMVDSSNQQWINMLWNRTIQEQDDDDYFANTVKLQTMIVVSGNWWAP, from the coding sequence ATGAAAAAAAGAAGTTTATTGATAACGATGGGCGTGATCATTTTCGGGATCATTGCCTCGATAGCATTGGTATCTCAAACCAAAAAGAAAGAGATCGCCGGTAAAAGGGTATTTCCACAGCATACAGTCTATCAAGCGGGTACGATAAAACCTGACAATCTTTTACAGGAGGAGATGGATGCTGCCGTAGCGAATTTTTATGAAACCTGGAAAAGTGAATATCTTAAGGAGCCTGCGGATAAAAATGATCAATTTTATATTTTTTACAATGATAAAGGTTATGCAGAGCCCAAAAACGCAGTGACCGTTTCTGAAGCGCATGGTTATGGGATGATGATTACGGCGATCATGGCAGGCAGCCAGGACAAGCAGTACTTCGATGGGCTTTATCGTTTTTATAAAGCACATGGAAGTGATAATGACCCTTCATTAATGGCATGGCAGCAAGTAAAGGATAAATCGGGTAAAATCATCAATACGCCAGGGGATGCCGATTCAGCAACTGATGGCAATATGGATATCGCCTATTCGTTATTATTGGCCGATCGCCAGTGGGGAAGTGAAGGGGAAATCGACTATCTTGCCAGTGCAAAGGACATCTTGGATGCGATCATGTCGAATGAGATAAATCGGTCGCAGTCCCTGGTTAAACTGGGGGACTGGGCGGATGATAAAGATGACGTATACGGACAATCGACTCGTTCATCTGACCATCTTCTCAATCATTTTAAGTCATTTGAGGCGGCAACTGGGAATGATGAATGGAAAGATGTAACGGATAAGGCCTATGCGGTCATTCATTCGATTTATGAGGAGAAAAGCGGCAATACTGGCCTCGTCCCGGACTTCATCGTACAATTCAAGGGAGAATACCAGCCGGCAGAAGCTGATTTTTTAGAAGGGGAGAATGACGGCAATTATAGCTGGAACAGCAGCAGGACCCCTTGGCGCTATACGCTCGATTTCTTACTGACTGGTGATGAAAGAGCGCTGCCGCAATTAAAGCGGATGAATGCTTGGATTAAAGCAGAAACGGATGGCAACCCTGAAAATATCCAATCCGGCTATACGCTAAGCGGAAAAGCCGTGGAAGAAGGGAATAGTACAAGCTTCGTTGCTCCATTCATGGTGAGTGCCATGGTTGATTCCTCCAATCAGCAATGGATTAACATGTTATGGAATCGGACGATACAGGAACAAGATGATGATGATTATTTTGCCAATACGGTAAAATTACAGACAATGATCGTGGTTTCAGGTAACTGGTGGGCGCCATGA
- a CDS encoding ArsR/SmtB family transcription factor yields the protein MSAAEKHDVFQAIADPTRRKVLQLLAEGDLPISEITSHFSMSRTAIAKHLHILSEAELVSGRKVGREKRFRLQPEPLAELKQWLSFYDHFWDNKLSILKHVIESSGENGLKIIEKEKDTDETS from the coding sequence GTGTCTGCAGCAGAAAAGCATGATGTATTTCAGGCTATCGCCGACCCAACACGCAGAAAGGTCCTGCAATTGCTTGCTGAAGGGGATTTACCCATTTCAGAAATCACTTCTCACTTTTCCATGAGCCGTACAGCGATTGCCAAGCATCTTCATATCCTTTCTGAAGCTGAATTGGTCAGTGGCCGGAAGGTAGGAAGAGAAAAACGCTTTCGGCTTCAGCCAGAACCTTTAGCGGAATTGAAACAGTGGCTTTCCTTTTACGATCATTTTTGGGATAACAAACTATCCATCCTTAAACATGTGATTGAAAGTTCAGGGGAAAATGGATTGAAAATCATCGAAAAAGAAAAGGACACGGATGAAACATCATAA
- a CDS encoding VOC family protein yields the protein MMKVTPFLMFEGKAEEAMNYYTSLIEGSKITSMIRYGANEAGTEGSVMQATFTLKDQEFMCIDSYVKHQFTFTPSFSIFLTCDSEEEIDRLYSRLTDGGQVLMPLGDYSFSKKFGWISDKFGVSWQLTLPI from the coding sequence ATGATGAAGGTCACACCGTTCTTGATGTTCGAAGGTAAGGCGGAGGAAGCAATGAATTATTACACATCTTTAATCGAAGGATCGAAAATAACCAGCATGATCCGGTATGGTGCAAATGAAGCAGGTACAGAGGGAAGTGTCATGCAGGCTACCTTTACCTTGAAGGATCAGGAATTTATGTGCATCGATAGCTATGTTAAGCATCAATTTACGTTTACACCTTCGTTTTCAATATTCCTTACATGTGATAGTGAAGAGGAAATTGACAGGCTTTATTCGAGGTTAACTGATGGCGGACAAGTGCTGATGCCATTGGGTGATTATTCCTTTAGTAAGAAGTTCGGATGGATATCTGATAAATTTGGTGTTTCCTGGCAACTTACTCTCCCAATATGA
- a CDS encoding Rrf2 family transcriptional regulator produces the protein MQFTKGVEQAICIIVILSTQDKNVPLSSNEISRRLEVSPSYLKKIIRKLVVKQIITSVPGNNGGLTLAKSVDKIKNLEIIEAMEGPISMFPDTGLIEKAFKDGEYAEKGMDVLRRMFSRADQLLVDFFSSQTVADLLKESFGTTDIPTLNWNSGSLSEVLREKKGEKK, from the coding sequence TTGCAATTTACAAAAGGGGTAGAGCAAGCTATATGCATTATTGTTATACTCTCTACCCAGGATAAAAATGTACCGCTTTCGTCAAATGAGATCAGCAGGCGATTAGAAGTGTCTCCTTCTTATTTGAAAAAAATCATAAGGAAATTGGTCGTTAAGCAGATAATCACTTCCGTTCCTGGTAACAATGGCGGCCTTACTCTTGCCAAAAGTGTAGATAAGATTAAAAACCTTGAAATTATTGAGGCGATGGAAGGCCCCATTTCGATGTTTCCGGATACAGGACTTATAGAAAAAGCGTTTAAAGATGGAGAGTATGCAGAGAAGGGGATGGACGTCCTTCGTCGGATGTTTTCTCGGGCGGATCAACTATTAGTGGATTTCTTTTCCAGTCAAACAGTGGCTGATTTGCTTAAAGAAAGCTTTGGCACCACGGACATACCGACTCTTAATTGGAATTCGGGGTCATTGAGTGAAGTACTGCGTGAAAAGAAAGGTGAAAAGAAGTGA
- a CDS encoding SRPBCC family protein, which yields MENQHTLQDIKKTIILEAPIQKVWDTVSTAEGIASWFMPNDFQPKVGHEFHVQSPFGPSPCKVMELDAPHRLSFSWDTDGWFISFILKELDDKTEFTLIHGGWKEPETILPKPNEKSSVIRDRMDHGWEQIVNQKLKKAVEG from the coding sequence ATGGAAAATCAACATACATTACAGGATATCAAGAAGACGATTATTCTTGAAGCTCCTATCCAAAAAGTTTGGGATACAGTTTCGACTGCTGAGGGCATAGCTTCATGGTTCATGCCAAATGATTTTCAACCGAAAGTGGGACATGAGTTCCATGTGCAATCACCTTTTGGTCCTTCTCCTTGTAAGGTAATGGAGTTAGATGCTCCTCATCGGCTCTCATTCAGTTGGGATACGGACGGTTGGTTCATTTCGTTCATTTTAAAAGAACTGGATGACAAAACGGAGTTCACCCTTATTCATGGTGGTTGGAAAGAGCCTGAAACGATTCTTCCGAAACCGAACGAAAAAAGCTCAGTCATTCGCGATAGAATGGATCATGGCTGGGAACAGATCGTTAATCAAAAACTTAAAAAGGCTGTTGAGGGCTAA
- a CDS encoding DUF6376 family protein → MKKIMTIAVLSILTLSGCSLLGEVNSSLEYADNATEYVNTVKDFSNEVPALSQDAVTNADARANLEKELELMKTEIEEFNATEPPQIAEGIHEKIVSSNQQLSEGIELYLNNIENGQIDPNALEDSEIMKSIDNITGLAKQIEDLGN, encoded by the coding sequence ATGAAAAAAATAATGACCATTGCTGTACTGTCCATCCTTACATTAAGCGGATGCTCGCTTTTGGGAGAAGTCAATTCATCATTGGAGTATGCAGATAATGCTACGGAGTATGTAAATACCGTTAAGGATTTTTCCAATGAGGTGCCCGCATTGTCACAAGACGCCGTCACGAATGCTGATGCAAGAGCAAATCTTGAAAAAGAACTGGAATTGATGAAAACGGAGATTGAAGAATTCAATGCAACTGAACCACCCCAAATCGCTGAAGGCATCCACGAGAAGATCGTCAGCTCAAATCAACAGCTTTCAGAGGGCATTGAATTATATCTAAATAATATTGAAAATGGTCAAATTGATCCTAATGCATTAGAAGACTCAGAGATTATGAAATCAATCGATAATATAACTGGATTGGCAAAACAAATTGAAGACTTGGGTAATTAA
- a CDS encoding thioredoxin family protein has translation MKNINTEQEYREQINQEGLTVGIFTTTWCPDCKRLDMFIDEITQEHQDKQWFTIDRDDFPEISEEQTVMGIPSLLVFKNGEKVAHLHSANAKTPEAVNEFLKDL, from the coding sequence ATGAAAAATATCAATACTGAACAAGAATACCGTGAACAAATCAACCAAGAGGGACTGACGGTCGGGATTTTTACGACTACATGGTGTCCGGACTGCAAACGTTTAGACATGTTCATCGATGAGATCACTCAAGAACATCAAGACAAACAGTGGTTTACAATCGATCGTGATGATTTCCCTGAGATTTCTGAAGAGCAAACGGTAATGGGAATTCCATCATTATTAGTATTTAAAAATGGAGAAAAGGTTGCACACCTGCACAGTGCAAATGCTAAAACTCCAGAAGCGGTCAATGAATTTCTAAAAGACCTATAA
- a CDS encoding YhgE/Pip domain-containing protein, whose translation MLKQEWKLFLTNRKLVGVAIVLLFVPIIYGGLFLSSAWNPYGNTGKLPVAVVNKDVKAEYEGKTLTVGNELIEQLKDNDDLEWHFVTEKAAKKGFDDGTYYMVVTIPEDFSKNASTVMDDKPKKMNLTYDVNPGRSFVSETVGKQATNNLKTEIAESVTKEYAEAIFSQLDEIGEGFGDAADGASKLDDGAEKLHDGNKEVTENLNKLASSTLTFKDGANKLQVGVGEFLEGANKLESGASELNKGISQYTSGVGELQKGADELASGTGELTNNSEALIQGSSQLSTGLAKVVPGAQSLNTGLAQAQTGSANLNDGLNQLSQNASQLTDQSTGIPKLAAGQQSLNEGINKLAEGSQALNDGLKKMDGQLPAEDQLSQLKQGLTSIQSGVNQLQEAVPAGSSTSGTVSGITEDLKNSQAALTELQSTIANNGQSTINAVQNTEAFKSMASEQQSELIGAIQNELQNQAGAQKQIASTLAASVSDLSTQLTDKVMPVLNGLGQLPEQVANLNNAVNKVNPNAVSALNGYTAIRNALEEQLIPGATQLNGGLNEAAEGSNQLTAATQSLNERTPELVKGINQLAQGGSSLNNGLSKLSEGSGQLVDGVSQLQSGSSSFGNGLEKYAFGVSQVGEGANKLANGANQLNANSAALNEGSSALVKGTEQLASNLPTLSNGVIQLADGAGKINEGSSALAEGSGKLGDGISSLKDGTVELSEKLSDGAEEISENKTTDNNYSMIAEPTQVKEQKSSDVPNYGHALAPYVLSLGLFVGAIAFNMGFPTGLPSTRPTSGVAWWFSKFTVLFIQATLSALVLDAIMIWGMDLQVENMGQFIGVSILTSLTFMFIVTFLTVGFGNPGRLLAMIFLVLQLGASGGMFPVELTNNFFSHVHPFIPMTYSVMGFRQAMSTSLGADALTTSIVFLTGCIIVFNLLLLLTMVIKKRKAHNIELDA comes from the coding sequence ATGCTTAAACAAGAATGGAAGCTTTTCCTTACAAATCGAAAACTGGTCGGTGTGGCAATAGTTTTACTGTTCGTTCCGATTATTTATGGGGGGTTATTCCTTAGTTCTGCCTGGAATCCATACGGGAATACAGGTAAATTACCTGTTGCGGTCGTGAATAAGGATGTGAAGGCGGAATATGAGGGGAAAACCTTAACAGTCGGTAATGAGCTAATCGAGCAATTAAAGGACAATGATGATTTAGAATGGCATTTCGTAACGGAAAAAGCGGCGAAAAAAGGATTCGATGATGGTACATATTATATGGTCGTTACCATTCCGGAAGACTTTTCAAAAAATGCTTCAACCGTCATGGATGATAAGCCAAAAAAAATGAATTTAACGTATGACGTGAATCCTGGACGCAGTTTCGTTTCTGAAACGGTCGGAAAACAGGCAACGAATAATTTGAAAACGGAAATTGCCGAAAGTGTCACAAAAGAATATGCGGAAGCGATCTTCTCACAACTGGATGAAATCGGAGAAGGATTCGGCGATGCAGCAGATGGGGCATCAAAACTGGATGACGGTGCTGAAAAACTGCATGATGGAAACAAAGAAGTGACAGAAAATCTGAATAAATTAGCTTCCAGCACATTAACCTTTAAAGATGGGGCGAATAAACTTCAAGTTGGCGTCGGCGAGTTTTTGGAAGGAGCAAATAAGCTTGAAAGTGGCGCGTCGGAATTAAATAAGGGAATTTCACAATACACTTCCGGTGTCGGTGAGTTGCAAAAGGGTGCGGACGAACTCGCATCAGGCACAGGGGAATTAACTAATAATAGTGAAGCACTTATACAAGGTTCTTCTCAGCTTTCCACTGGGCTGGCCAAAGTGGTTCCAGGAGCCCAAAGTTTAAATACTGGTTTGGCACAAGCGCAAACAGGCAGTGCGAATTTGAATGATGGGTTGAATCAATTATCACAAAATGCAAGCCAGCTGACGGACCAATCGACAGGAATTCCAAAATTGGCAGCAGGTCAGCAGAGTTTAAATGAGGGAATCAATAAATTGGCAGAAGGAAGCCAGGCGTTAAATGACGGCCTGAAAAAAATGGATGGCCAATTACCAGCAGAGGATCAGCTAAGTCAACTTAAGCAAGGACTGACTAGCATTCAAAGCGGTGTAAATCAATTGCAAGAAGCGGTTCCCGCAGGAAGCAGCACGTCCGGTACCGTATCAGGCATTACTGAAGACCTCAAGAATAGCCAAGCGGCTTTAACGGAACTTCAATCAACGATTGCGAATAATGGGCAAAGCACAATCAATGCCGTTCAAAACACGGAAGCGTTCAAAAGCATGGCCAGTGAACAACAATCCGAATTAATCGGAGCCATTCAAAATGAACTTCAAAACCAAGCGGGAGCACAAAAACAAATTGCATCGACTCTTGCTGCAAGTGTATCCGACTTATCGACGCAATTAACGGATAAAGTAATGCCAGTATTGAATGGATTAGGCCAGCTTCCGGAACAAGTGGCCAATTTAAATAATGCGGTGAATAAGGTCAATCCAAACGCCGTTTCAGCGTTAAACGGATATACGGCAATAAGGAACGCACTGGAAGAACAATTGATTCCTGGTGCAACCCAATTAAACGGCGGCTTGAATGAAGCTGCTGAAGGCAGCAATCAATTAACGGCGGCAACACAAAGTTTAAATGAACGTACACCAGAATTAGTGAAGGGGATCAACCAGTTAGCACAAGGCGGTTCCTCGTTAAATAATGGCCTTTCAAAACTATCTGAGGGATCTGGTCAGTTGGTTGATGGAGTATCACAACTTCAATCAGGGTCATCCTCCTTTGGGAATGGTCTTGAGAAGTACGCATTCGGTGTTAGCCAAGTTGGCGAAGGGGCAAACAAACTTGCTAATGGGGCCAATCAACTGAATGCCAACTCAGCTGCCTTGAACGAGGGCTCATCAGCACTTGTTAAAGGCACTGAACAATTGGCAAGCAATCTGCCTACTTTAAGCAATGGAGTCATCCAGCTTGCTGATGGCGCAGGTAAAATCAATGAAGGCTCATCAGCACTTGCTGAAGGTTCCGGTAAATTGGGTGATGGAATTTCCTCACTTAAAGATGGAACGGTCGAGCTTTCGGAAAAACTCAGTGATGGTGCAGAAGAAATAAGTGAAAATAAAACAACCGATAATAATTACAGCATGATTGCTGAGCCGACACAGGTTAAAGAACAAAAAAGCAGTGACGTGCCGAATTATGGTCATGCACTGGCTCCTTATGTATTGTCTCTTGGGTTATTTGTAGGAGCTATTGCCTTCAATATGGGATTCCCGACAGGCTTGCCTTCTACAAGGCCTACATCTGGAGTGGCATGGTGGTTCAGTAAATTTACGGTCCTATTTATCCAAGCGACGCTTTCGGCATTAGTGTTGGATGCGATCATGATTTGGGGAATGGATTTACAGGTCGAGAACATGGGACAATTCATTGGGGTTTCCATACTGACTTCCCTTACCTTCATGTTCATCGTTACCTTCTTGACCGTAGGATTTGGAAATCCAGGTCGTTTATTGGCGATGATATTCCTTGTATTACAGCTAGGTGCAAGCGGAGGGATGTTCCCAGTGGAACTGACCAATAACTTCTTCAGTCATGTTCACCCGTTCATACCGATGACATACTCTGTCATGGGCTTCCGTCAGGCGATGAGTACGAGCCTTGGAGCGGATGCATTGACAACGAGTATAGTATTCCTTACTGGATGCATCATTGTCTTTAATCTACTGTTATTGCTAACGATGGTCATCAAGAAGCGCAAAGCGCACAATATTGAGCTGGATGCATAA
- a CDS encoding protein kinase family protein has translation MQNYNELAQSVKISDDKKHILLDADPSLSLIGKGRSAYVFRIHSTNKALKVFFPDHTHTAKIEAEIYKTVQSIEYYPTLYDAGVNYLVIDHIEGNTLFECLTLGIPITEENIAEIDHALQLARKEGLNPSDIHLRNIFITSEKKVKIIDVARFKQVKSCNQWHDLKSAFHLFYSKSFFPKKIPGFILNSIAAIYKKRFLPI, from the coding sequence ATGCAGAACTATAATGAATTAGCTCAAAGCGTTAAGATTTCCGATGATAAAAAGCATATATTGCTTGATGCCGACCCATCTTTATCACTAATCGGAAAAGGCCGCAGCGCATATGTATTCAGAATACATTCCACCAATAAAGCACTAAAAGTGTTTTTCCCGGATCATACTCACACAGCTAAAATTGAAGCTGAAATATACAAAACCGTCCAATCCATCGAATACTATCCAACCTTATATGATGCGGGGGTAAATTACCTGGTTATAGATCATATTGAAGGCAACACTCTTTTTGAATGTTTAACATTGGGAATCCCGATAACGGAAGAAAACATCGCGGAGATAGACCATGCTCTGCAATTGGCAAGGAAAGAGGGATTGAATCCTTCGGATATCCATTTACGAAACATCTTCATCACTTCCGAAAAAAAGGTGAAGATCATTGACGTTGCAAGGTTTAAGCAAGTGAAATCCTGCAATCAGTGGCACGACTTGAAAAGTGCATTTCACCTTTTCTATTCGAAGTCATTTTTCCCGAAGAAGATCCCTGGCTTCATACTGAATTCCATTGCAGCGATTTACAAAAAGAGATTTCTGCCTATTTGA
- a CDS encoding VOC family protein, with protein sequence MIINKVTLYSHAWNEMRNFYVDVLGFELISQTDDGFEMKAGESVLEIKKYHHQEKPFYHFAMNIPTNLFTLAKAWAKSKVELTREDDEDEVFFSYSDAHAFYFLDPSGNIVEFISRYSVSPTSEAESFSVQDVLCISEINITTDEVRVLGNQLISNGVPVRSGEAISEDGLNFMGEHEAGAFLLLGPRKRRWIFSDKVSEIFPLSLVINQQLDISLDGEGLMELKKVE encoded by the coding sequence TTGATTATCAATAAGGTCACTTTGTATAGTCATGCATGGAATGAAATGCGGAATTTTTATGTTGATGTGCTAGGCTTTGAGTTAATATCGCAAACTGATGATGGTTTTGAAATGAAGGCAGGGGAAAGTGTGCTAGAAATCAAAAAATATCATCACCAAGAAAAGCCTTTTTATCATTTTGCCATGAACATACCGACCAATTTATTTACTTTGGCAAAAGCATGGGCGAAATCAAAAGTGGAATTGACTAGGGAAGATGATGAGGACGAAGTTTTTTTCAGCTATTCAGATGCACATGCTTTTTATTTTTTAGACCCATCAGGCAACATTGTCGAGTTCATATCGAGATATTCCGTATCACCCACATCCGAGGCTGAGTCTTTTTCAGTCCAAGACGTCCTGTGCATTAGTGAAATAAACATTACGACAGATGAAGTGAGGGTTTTGGGAAATCAGTTGATCAGTAATGGTGTACCTGTAAGGAGTGGTGAGGCGATAAGTGAAGATGGATTGAATTTCATGGGGGAACATGAAGCAGGTGCGTTTTTACTTTTAGGTCCAAGGAAACGGCGTTGGATTTTCTCGGATAAGGTGTCGGAAATCTTTCCGCTTTCGCTAGTCATAAATCAGCAACTAGATATTTCATTGGATGGCGAAGGATTAATGGAATTGAAAAAAGTGGAATGA